A DNA window from Pungitius pungitius chromosome 1, fPunPun2.1, whole genome shotgun sequence contains the following coding sequences:
- the stat6 gene encoding signal transducer and activator of transcription 6, whose protein sequence is MAQWKSVSQMLTHLTDETLSSLYPPNAFPIEVRYFLAEWIEGQRWDDFVLENVEQKIQAQALLDQTISMLQSIAQQSTNVVDKMKLMQISKNMTIFQQQPLQFGVMVRDILKEERVLLSTAVQPQFQQYPNGESSFANMQDLDHLVLKVLDVQDIRQKMQQLQADLNWDRENYESLQGAIQPNVLDPIEKQKLQTHIQQLEFNVKAMATKRFQLLQECVDCLDQCQTRLIGSLKAWRWDQHKATIGQPFDDNLNTLQTWCEQLLGVNGKLREELLLIGEPMPELKERLGKLLQVLIQSSLIVDKQPPQVIKTQSKFSTTVRYLLGEKVAPGKPVLLKVQIINEIQARNLGGVPNDNVGELINNTAILEHNTSSKSTCATFRNMSIKKIKRADRKGSESVTEEKFALLFSTEITITGCDTPYRIQMISHPVVVIVHGSQDNNALATIIWDCAFSEPDRVPFLVPERVPWRMMYSTLNSKFTSEVMTQHNLDQYNQHFLAQKIFDKPDFADDFSNILVSWAQFNKEVLSGRPFTFWQWFEGVMELTKKHLKEYWSEGLIFGFIGKQHLHLILKDRPNGTFLLRFSDSEIGGITIAYVSASENGGQKIQNIQPFTKRDLEIRCLGDRIRDISHITCLYPDFPKHDVFKKFYTEPQPPPVGDYIPVSLQTKIGTDANSDSPQTPANPGSPHSVGGFSNTNDQMDLDLEQLLQTMVD, encoded by the exons ATGGCCCAGTGGAAAAGTGTATCTCAGATGTTAACGCACCTGACTGATGAAACTCTCAGCAGCCTCTATCCACCAAACGCCTTCCCCATTGAAGTCAGATATTTTTTAGCTGAGTGGATTGAGGGACAAAGATG GGACGACTTTGTGCTGGAGAATGTGGAGCAGAAGATCCAAGCTCAGGCTCTCTTGGACCAGACCATCAGCATGCTGCAATCAATTGCACAGCAGTCCACCAACGTGGTGGACAAGATGAAGCTGATGCAGATCAGCAAGAACATG ACCATtttccagcagcagcctctACAGTTTGGCGTGATGGTCAGGGACatcctgaaggaggagagggtttTGCTCAGCACG GCGGTTCAGCCACAGTTCCAACAGTACCCGAATGGAGAGTCCTCGTTCGCCAACATGCAGGATCTAGACCACCTGGTTCTGAAGGTACTAGATGTCCAGGACATCCGACAAAAGATGCAACAGCTGCAAGCAGATCTCAACTGGGATAGAGAGAACTATGAGAGTTTACAAG GGGCAATTCAACCCAATGTACTGGACCCCATAGAAAAGCAGAAACTCCAGACTCACATCCAGCAGCTGGAGTTCAATGTGAAAGCAATGGCCACG AAGCGctttcagctgctgcaggagtgtGTGGACTGCCTCGACCAGTGTCAGACCCGACTGATCGGCAGCCTGAAGGCGTGGAGGTGGGATCAGCACAAGGCCACCATTGGACAGCCATTTGACGACAACCTCAACACCCTGCAGACCTG GTGTGAGCAGTTGCTTGGCGTAAATGGAAAGCTGAGAGAGGAGTTGTTGCTGATCGGGGAGCCGATGCCGGAGCTTAAGGAGAGGCTGGGCAAACTTCTGCAGGTTCTGATTCAAAG CTCTCTTATAGTGGACAAGCAGCCCCCGCAGGTCATTAAGACTCAGTCCAAGTTCTCCACAACCGTGCGATATCTTCTGGGGGAAAAAGTTGCTCCTGGGAAGCCTGTGTTGCTGAAGGTGCAAATCATTAATGAAATCCAGGCCAGGAACCTGGGAGGTGTACCTAA TGATAATGTTGGGGAACTGATCAACAATACAGCCATCCTAGAACATAACACATCCAGTAAAAGCACATGTGCCACCTTCAGGAATATG TCCATCAAGAAGATCAAGAGAGCAGATAGAAAGGGATCAGAATCTGTGACAGAAGAGAAGTTTGCTCTTCTGTTCTCGACGGAGATCACCATCACAGGATGCGACACTCCCTACAGGATACAG ATGATCTCACATCCGGTGGTCGTCATTGTTCATGGAAGTCAGGACAACAACGCTTTGGCCACCATCATCTGGGACTGTGCCTTCTCAGAACCA GACAGAGTCCCATTTCTGGTGCCGGAACGCGTGCCGTGGAGGATGATGTACAGTACTCTCAACAGTAAATTCACCTCTGAGGTCATGACCCAGCACAATCTGGACCAATACAACCAGCATTTCTTGGCCCAGAAGATATTTGATAAGCCTGACTTTGCTGATGATTTCAGCAACATTTTGGTTTCCTGGGCCCAGTTTAATAAG GAGGTTCTCTCCGGTCGACCCTTCACTTTCTGGCAGTGGTTTGAGGGAGTGATGGAGCTGACCAAGAAGCACCTGAAGGAATACTGGAGCGAAGG GTTGATATTTGGTTTCATTGGGAAGCAACATCTACACCTGATTCTCAAAGACAGGCCCAACGGGACTTTCTTGCTTCGCTTTAGTGACTCAGAGATCGGAGGCATCACAATTGCATATGTGTCGGCTTCTGAGA ATGGAGGACAGAAAATCCAGAACATCCAGCCCTTCACCAAGAGAGACCTTGAGATCCGTTGCCTAGGAGACCGCATCCGGGACATAAGCCACATAACTTGCCTGTATCCGGATTTTCCAAAACATGACGTTTTCAAAAAATTCTACACAG AACCCCAGCCACCACCCGTTGGGGACTATATCCCCGTGTCTCTCCAAACCAAAATTGGCAC ggatgCTAACTCAGACTCACCCCAGACTCCAGCAAACCCTGGAAGCCCTCACAGTGTTGGTGGCTTCTCTAA TACTAACGACCAAATGGATCTAGATTTGGAGCAACTCCTCCAGACTATGGTTGACTAA